The Gossypium hirsutum isolate 1008001.06 chromosome D02, Gossypium_hirsutum_v2.1, whole genome shotgun sequence region AGGAAAGTCTGAACGCATTTTAGTTCAGCATTTTGAGGAATCATTGAACCATATTAAATCCACTGGCAAACTTCCTTGTACCCGAATTCATTTGATGAATTACGCTTGGCATGCTCGGATAAAGTTACAAGGTGAACAACAAACAATTGAAGAATTATGGAAACTTATAAAGGCGCCCACACTGGCTATAGGCATTTCTGAAGGTGATTATTTGCCATCGCGACAGCACCTTAAGGATTGCAGAGGTGAAATCATCTACAATGATGACTTTGAAGGGGCTTTCTGCTTAAGATACCATCAAAATGGCGTGTTTCGTTTCAATTGTGCAGATTCTTTGGATAGAACCAATGCTGCTAGTTACTTCGGGGCACTGCAAGTGTTTGTGGAGCAGTGTCATTGGCTACAGTTATCTCTTGATAATGATTTGGCATATGGATTTCATACCCCagtgtggaaatgggacaaaTCTTTTGATTCCCTTAACAGGCCCAATTAGTGCAGATGACATGACTGTTACTGGAGCTGGTGCATACCTTCCCAATGAAGCTACATCTTTATCATTATTGTATGATTTTGAGGAATTAGAGGGAGATTTGGACTTTCTTACCCGTATAGTGGCACTTACATTTTATCCTGCTGCTTCTGGAAGTCCTATAACTCTTGGTGAGGTAACAATAGTCCGCAGAAATATGTTGCTTGATGTACTTAATGTCTTTTGTTCTAAGTTTGCATCTCATTGTGCAATTATAATAAACGTGTGCCTGCTGAACTGTGTGGCATCTGCATGTAGGTAGAAATCCTTGGGGTTTCTCTCCCCTGGAATGAAGTGTTTGCTAATGAAGGGCGTGGGGCCAAACTAACTGAGCTTGCAACGAAATATCAAAAGGAAAACAATCCTTTTTTGTCTGGTTCTGACACAAACCCATTTTCTAGCACTAGTATATCCAATGAAGCTGTGCCAGCATCAGCAAAGCAGGGTGCTACCTATAAAGGGTCTGACCTCTTAACTCCTGCTGACCTGTCCTCTGAACCTGTTTCTTATCCAGTTACAGATCTCGACCAAGCTTTTGTTGGTGGCTGTCATGGTCCTGAAACAGATTGTAAATCCTCTACATCCCAGGATAGTAAGCCTCAAGAGAATGGTTCTGAGAAGTACTTAAATTGCCTAAAATCCCTTGCTGGGCAAAATATGGTATGTGACTACTTGTTGGTTGTATGTTTCCTTGACCTCATATGTTTCCTATGAAACACTAAATTGGTCCTCACTTAGTCAACTGAGTGTAGTGCTACTTATGGTTCCTTCTTGTCtccatttacttttttttacctTTGATCATTCCTGTTTCTTGATGAAGTGATCGCTCTTGTGTATTAATGGGTTTatagatgaatatatatatatatatatattcaacattCTATATCACAAATAGAAGATAAATAAGAATTGGTCATGGAAAGCACATGATGGGATAACATTCCCATAGttatcatatctgtattgaaggTCATCTCTGATTAGAGATTTGCTCAATGGTTTGTTGTTTCAATTTATATGCATGCACATGAGGGAGTGTGAGGATATAGAGCTTTGAATTTTTGTTCTCTGAATCCTCTTGCATTTTTTACTTGGAATGATCTCTACTCCATTATTTGATGTCACTTTGCTATTTTGGCTGATCATCTCTTTTCCCATCCAAACAGTCTTTTGCTGATGAAAATACTTTTAAACAAAAATACTGTAAAATGATCAGTAGTTAAACTTGAAAATAATCCCTTAAGCAAGAATTAGTCTCCAATGTGAAAGATCTGCTCAATTGAAATTTCCACTGTATCTCCTCATCATCAACTCTGCAAGAGATGTGctgagtttttcttttttcttttgttggtcACAGTCatttttagcttttcctttcTGCAATTAGCAATGAGCTCCCTGTTTGTTTGAAGCATAACCCAACTAGCACAAAAAATGAGATAAATTCCTAGGAACATTGCTGTGAGGCTAAAGATGATATATCTAGGGGCTTCAGTTCCCCGCTTATCACAATAGCAGCATCTCTTCTAAATTAAGGTTCAAAATGTTATGAATATTCCACCTCTTCCTCTTTTGGGTTTCATTGTACCGCATTGCTTTCAACGTTTTCAGTGCTGCATGATCTGAATGCATGTATTTTTTTATCTTGAGGATTAAATAATGCATATTATAATCATTTGGATCACTTAAGATAGACGAATATACAATTTTTAGGTGCCAATCATCGACCTGATTGAATATAAAACTTGCCAGTCAATTTATCCAATTTTGCAGGAAAGAAACTTACACTTCCTTGAAGCAATGAAATTGGAAATTGAACGTCTCCAGCTTAATCTTTCTGCAGCTGAAAGAGATAGAGCTTTGTTGTCTATTGGAACAGATCAGGGTAGCGTAAATCCAAATATTTTGCTTGATGAATCATACATGGGAAGATTATACAGGGTTGCAAATATCCTTGCATTGCTTGGACAAAATGCTCTTGAGGACAAGACGATTGGCGCTATTGGTCTTGGGAAGACAAAGTATAATGTTATCGATTTCTGGAACATTAGTAGAATTGGCGAAAGCTGTTCTCGTAGGATGTGCGAACTGCGAAGTGCGTGTTAAGACTAAGGCAACTATATCTTCATCCTTGATGGTGTCATATAAAGAAGGCTCGGAGTCTGTTTTCACGTGTTCTCAATGACGGAGAAAGGCTTGTCGAGTTTGTTGTGCAGGGGGAGGAGCCCTTCTTCTGCAAAATTATATCCGGGAAGAATGGCTTGTTAAGTCATGGTAGCCAAGTTGATCGTACAGCAAATCATTCAGTGATACTGGACACTGTTATTTGGATGAAGTGCTgtcatatatttaaatatttaaatgttttatattattcaaaatatatttaatatttaaaaaataatattaaattaataatatatttaatatttaaaaaataatgtaaaccgaattctaatattatttaataaattttattataataaaaaatataagttaactcaaaattaatataaaaatattaaattaatatatataataattatttaagtgTTAGTAGTTAACTAGGAATAAGATATCTAAATCATATTCCTATAAGAATTTATCCAAATAACTCTATATATATTATACCAATCGACAAAAAAATTATCTtcctcccctcccctcccctATTTTCTCTTATTTCGATTCTCAAAACCCTAAATTTGATTTCAAGACCGAATTTCTACTTTTTATTTAGAAGATTTTTAGTTACCTTCGGCTCTACCCCGCCTCTGCATCGCTCTGCTATATTTTGATTGGGGATCCTGATCGAAAATTTTGTGATCATCAAAGATGGGAGAACGAAAAGTACTAAACAAATATTACCCACCCAACTTCGATCCGTCGAAGCTTCTGAGGGTCCGGCGACCGAAGAATAAACAGTTGAAGGTTCGTATGATGCTTCCGATGAGCATACGATGTAATACCTGCGGAAACTACATCTATAAAGGCACCAAGTTGAATTCACGCAAAGAAAATGTTATTGGCGAGGTTTGTTTTGAGCTTTCTTTATACGCTTTAGCTTCTGTTTATTTGTTTAGTAATATTAGtgttttttctttcattctaactttaaatttaagaaaaagaatACGTAGGAGCAGCAATAATTAGAAGTTATTTTATGCTTTTGTGAGGTTACGTTTGGTTATTAGAATGTAATAGTAATTAAAATCATGTTAATTGGTTGAAAGATGAGCAAACAATTATAATGCAATACTAATTGTAAACTCATTGTTATATATGAAAGTAAAATCTTGCATTTTATTGTAAAAAGGAACTTTCACATGCCTTGTACTATACTCACACTTAGTCCAAATAACGTAGTTAAATGCTGTAGTTAGTACACAACTTTCAGGTTTTCACTTCTCTCTAATTAATGATTGAGAGCTTAATGTTTTAGTGCATTTAGTTACACTTTTCTCTTATTTGCAGACATATTTGGGAATCCAAATATTTAGGTTTTATTTCAAATGCACCAAGTGCTCTACGGAGATGGCGATAAAGACTGATCCACAAAATTCTGATTATGCTGTTGAATCGGGCGCAACAAGAAATTTTGAGCCTTGGCGTGCTGAAGATGAGGTGAGAGCTTTGTGTATCAAGCTAAACGTAGCTATAGTTCTTGTAAAATTGCTGGATATGTATAATAATATTCTTTCATCTTTCCTTTTGTTAGGAAGTGGAGAAAGAGAGATGGAAAAGGGAATCTGAAGAAATGGGGGATGCGATGAAATCTTTGGAGAACAGAACGTTGGATTCAAAAAGAGAGATGGATATCCTTGCTGCCCTTGATGAAATGAAGTCTATGAAGGTAGCTAAACACTTAAAccaacttttgttttatttttagaatCTGAATCTGGGAAGAGCACATGTTGAGTTTCAATTGATATGACCAAAATAATCTGTGTTAACGGGTCTACCGTTAGACATTTGTCTATCAAAATGGGAATAGGTACAATATTCTTTTCTCTGATGCTAATGGTAGTCTATCTTACTATCTTATATTGCAGTCCAGACATGCCACGGTGAGCGTAGATTCAATGCTGGAGGCCTTGCAACGCACTGCTGCAGAAAAGGTAAGATACTTCTGCTTATTTCGTAATAGCTTAAGCGGCTTCTTTGAATAGAAATCTCATGACTGTGTTTTGTTTGTATTCTATTTGAAAATTTCCAATTTCTTCCAAATCAAAAGGTGCATCTTTGGTTGCAATTTGGAATCCTGAATGGAATTTATGGTTTCGCACTTTTATGCTGCATTTCTTTAATTATACATAATCCTAGAAAATAGGGGAAAAGGTTGAATTTGCGTTCTATGGATAAATCTTTCCCCTGAAATATGCCAACCTAATTTTATCATATCAGGTAATTTCTCTTAAATCTGAACTCTGATATTAGAATGCTTGCATTATTTACGTTAATACTTGATGTGAGAGGGAGATGAGTACAAATACATACAAGTGTCGATTGAAGTGATAAGTAGTAATCGCGTCGCTTAGCATGCTTATATTTCTTCTCTTTTGTGATTCTGACTACAAGGTTATAATCCTAAcaggaaaagaaaatagaagaagaagatgaagccCTCATTAAATCGATTTTCCAGGTTAGAATTGGTGTATTGCTTCTAGTATCACCAGTTGTGATTGCTCCTTGTTCTAGGCGGGCATGTTTCTAACATTGGTGTCATCTTTAATGCAGAAGCCAAAGGAATTTGTTCGAAGGATTTCGGATGATGTTTTCAACGATGATGAGGATCTGACCCGTTTATTGAGTGGCAATGGTGAAACCTCAAATGATGGCTTAAAGGTATATGGTGTGAATTTAGTTAACAAACGCATCCTGTCCTCACGGTCAAAACTTCTTTTAAATGCGTACAAGTTTTAAGTAAATTATCTATATTTAAGGCAATTTTTATTTAACACCCAAATTGATTACTGACCGTTAGTAATAGTCTTCATGTAATATTGAAGATAGAACAAGATTTTGTAAGGTGGGTAAAGGGTTAACAATATTGCATAGACTAAGAGGGTCAAGTGTTAGATATGTTTACTGTTTTACTATACGTGAAGGGACAAGATCCAAAATACGATGTTTACTTTGAGTTGTTGAAATCAGCAACTGTAGGAGCAATTGAGAGTCGGTTTAATATAGAGGAAACCATATGGGGGAAACCAAGCTGTTGTAATGAATTAATATCTCATGAAAAGATGGATGAGCTTGAACTTTCAGTTTTAGTTTCAAAATGGAATAGGCTTGTTCGAGGATATACCATTGGGTAGTCAGTTTGACCTGCCTCAATGCAAAGTTTCACATAACTATTTATGTTTGTAGATCTGGGATTTGCcgtatttttcctttttttacctcaattgttgaaaataaaattgcCACTATTGAATCCGTGAACTCATGCTTTGGTGTGTATGGTTTGCAGAGGAGAAAGGTGTCGGAAGATGCTTTGACAAAAGCTCGTGTAATGGCCCATTTTTGCCCGAGGCCCAGGaaccaaaaaacaaaacaaaaagaaacacaCAATACAACAAAGGCCCAATTTACAAATGGCCCAAGCCTAGCACaaattaaccctaaaccctagcCCAGCAAATCAGCccaacacaaaaacaaaaatgaaaacccTAGCTAGCCTCCTGCGCCGTACAGCCTCCAGCGCCTCTTCTGACCTACGTACATTGCCATACGCACCACCACCGTCGCACGCCACCTCCACGCGTCGGACACCTGCAAAACCAAGCCAACACGGAAAAAAGAGACAGAACattgtattttcattttcatttcggCTATAAATGCCATGAAAGAACATAGTATTTTGGGTCCCAACAGAATCGATacaaagtaacaaaaaaaaaagtagatcAGATTTTGCTTTAATCTTcttattctttgtatttttttgtttctttttttctcttcgaaactatgtatatatacgtgtaaatatttttgtttttattttttttatccacATACATTAATATATggcatacaaaaaaaaaattcttgaagtAAGGGTAGATTGTTGTGCAAGTTGTCATAATTAAAAACTGTAATGTTTTAGTTAGACTTATTGTTTGTAACAGAAATACTGACTCTTTTTTGGAAAATTGGTGGTGAAatgtgtcttttttttttttaagttgaagactcaatttagctacaacaaTTAATAGtcatattgataaaaaaaaatataaatattaagtgctaaatttatcattaagcagaaataaaagttcaatttatCTATTAGTTGTTTGGTTACTTGTCGAATATTgaaatttcaattctaatttaaATAGTGACAGTTAAATTTACTtgaatttatcattaaatttacaTTATGGGTAAAGTtgtaaatttaattcatattctttgatatttttaatctttttacttttcaatttttcGAAAATTTAACCTTGGTGTAAACAAGatctattaaatatattatttaatttttttaaataataaatgaaaataataagttaaCATATCATTTCATGTGTAATAATACTGAAATTTTACAACTCAAAAGATATTGGAATTAAAATGGACCCaactaaagtataaaaataaaatctataatTTATGGATAATATAAAGACTAACacaatttaaaccaaataaaaatagattaaatacaTCATGGCGATGTATCACTGGATAAGACTCATAAAAGTTCTTGCATACGACCgcagaaaatggaaaaaaaattgcaTGTCCGGATATCTCGCCACTTCTCTACAGGGAGACACTTGGCCTGCAAAAATGCAAAAGGCATAGGTTAAGAAAGAGAATGGTGGTAAAGTGGCAAGATGCTGCAATGAACAAGCATACAATATGTTGTCAAGGACAGGTGATATGGTAGCCAAGGTTAGTTCCATAACAGGGTGGCAATTGGAAGTGCTTCTGTCAGCAGCAAAACAAGAATGACTTTCAGGAACAGAACTAAATTCTGGTCGGATATCACGAGAAACCTTATTCAGTCCTTGATGCTTCAGACAAGTAGGAAAAACACTTGAGCGATGTTGCATGACTGAAGACAAGGAGGCAAAAGAAGTGGTCAAAATGAATAAACAATGATAATTACCTAGTGAGTTGATCTTTAAAAATTTTTCGTAAGCAGTCTTCCTGTTTAGTTGACTTACTATAATAATTGatgccttttaaaaattttaaaaggtttgaatatttttaaaataatttaaaaatcataatttaaaatattatgaaacaaattaaaaaatatttaaaatattataaaactaataataaagtgaaaggtcatatctttaaatatttaaatgttttatattattcaaaatatataaactcgatttgattttaaaaaaaaattaaaaaatttattatccaTCATGTAGAGCTTGCCCAAGACTTCACCGTGGAACATGGGATATAGATGCACGAAGCATTGTGATTAACTTTAAGgtctcaaatttatcattttggaaaaaaataatatttttataatttaacattgttatataatttttaattttttttatatttttgtaattttttatagatattttaaaatgttgaagattatttttattttgttgtattgTTTTTACTAGGAGCAATTTGTTCATTTTCGAAATTGACAGGAGCCCAAATGATATTTATACCaatttattgtttgaattataaaaGTTCAATTGGGCTACACCTCAaacaattaaattacttatttgagttgattcaaaaaacctaataacttgaattatataatTCGAAtaagtcaaaagtaaaaaaaaaaaaaaatcacgtCCCCTAAATCAAATAACACAATTATTTGCTTGAATACTAAAAAGGAAGGTTGAAATTTTTGGAGAATTATGCGATACAATCCAGGATgatgaattaaaaattttcatattaattaatTTTCGAAATATATAGTAGTTAATTATCATTTATATTATCAAATACAATATAAAGGGGCGTTTGATCATCaaattttggattaaaatttgtaataggattattttatttaatttatttgactAAAATGtaagatttaagtgtttaattgacttaaaaacaaattttattatattaaaattattttaggatctcataaaattataataatttaagaaaatcatttaattaaaattataacaaGCGTTATCTTTTTattgtaaaatatgcatatgtCCAATTATTAAACACTCctctatttaattaaaaaaatacatgactcttaaaatatgtgaaaatagaaGAAATTATCTTAAAAAGGCTTCACTCATCGCACATGATTGACAGTCTTGAACTAAGAAATCTGAAAGATTAATTTTGAACTGAATATAAAAACTGTACCATGTAATTTAATTCTTTGGTTTTGTGGGATCAACATATTTTGGATTCCTATTTTACCTTTCTTCATCATTTCTGCTCTTTTTTATGGGCATTCACATCTACTCCCTACCAATTCCATTCTTTTCAATTTTGTACACTGGTGGTGGACCCAATTACCTCCTCCTTTTAGCCCCATTTCCTTTCTTCCTCTCACCATTTTGGCAAGCAGGAGGCTTAACCACAACCAAGGTTTTCATCTAATGGATCTCACCCTGTCTGAGAGTAAGAAAAGGGGAGAGATGGAACTTCAACATTTCTCCCATCACCGTCCTTTAaccaaatattaaatatattaattaagccAAAAAATCTGTCATGTGGATTAATCAACCAAATTTGTGAACAATTAacctcttattttttaaaaagcaaTAAATAAGGCTACCAAGTTGAAGGGAAATATCTTGTCTAAATGGAGAAATCGACCAAATAATTGAAAGAATTGCCAGAATGACTATATATACAAAGGGACTTCTCAAATCCATGGAATGCAAAGATAATCACAGGAAGAATGAACTGACGTAAATTGCATCGAAAAGAAATGGGGATAAAAAAAGAACTTACTTTTCTATCTATATATTTACTTCTGAGACGATAAGTCAATGAATCATTCATATCCATCCAAATCCTGTAAAGTTCTGgcaaaaatgccgcaaaaaaaaaaatggaagttaGAGTTTAGGAAGAAAAGAACAAGAAGAATAATTATAAGAAGAATTTAGAGAAAAATGACATTCTTTTATCAAAAGCAAAAAGTACAGGTGTTTTGGTTTCAGATATTGAACTTACCGCTTGCGTATAATTGAGGTTCTACAAATGTGGGAAATCTTGGACCACTCAGGGCCGCTTTCCTTGGAACATCTTGCCTCTAATGGAGGACATGCTGAaattataaatgttgttaatttggAGAGGCTTCGCATAACATGTTCAGAAGGCAGATACATGAGCTTATCACATGAAACGATTCTCAGACACTTTACAGAGGAGAGGTTTCCCAACCAATCAGGCAAGGCTTCTATGCCGTGAAACCTCTGTATCTCCAGTTCTTCAAGGGCAGTGAGGTGTTGGAGTTGGTGAGGAAGAGAACTTAGGTTTTCCCATCCAAGCAATCGCAACTCTTTAAGGGTAGCACTGAGGTGTTGGATGTAATCCATACCTGGGAATTCTTCTAGCTCTTCTGAGAAACCACCAATATCTAACCTTCGCAAGAAATAAAGGCGGCCAAGGATGTCAATTGAATTGCTCCTCAATGTTGGACACCTTTTGATTGTTAAATGAACAAGAAAATACATGTCCCCCAGACTTTCTGGAATCGATCTTAGACCAGGCAAATCAGATAGTGTCAGATTGTGAAGGCAATCGTTGGGTTTCAGCAAATCTGGTAACAGACGAGTTAAGCCTTCGCCTACATCAGTGAAGTCTAATTCCGTGACATAAGCATTACGTATTCTTGGAATGAGCCTCAAATTCGGGCAGTTCACTATCCTCAATTTTCTGAGACGAGTGAAGGTAAGCAGTTCATCTCCTATTTGGCTTAATTTTTTACATGCAATAATTTCAAGCGCTTGGAGAGTTGAGTTCCTTCCTGTTATTCGAACAATTTCCAGATTGTTGCAGtttgatatatttaaaatatgaagaGGGCAAAATCCTTCTAAATCTGGAATGGAATTTAAGTTACCACAATGGGATAGCTTTAATTCTGCAAGATTAGGGGAGGTAGACAACCTGTCTCCTATCTCGCTTAATTTTGGACATGAGGAAATCTGAAGCTTTTTAAGAGATGAACATCTTCCTCTTATCGGAATAGTTTCCAGTTTGTGGCAGTCTGATATATCTAAAATTCGGAGAGAGGAAAATCCTACCAAATCTGGAATGGAACTTAAATTAGCACAACCACCTAGCTTTAATTCTGCAAGATTAGTGGAGGTAGACAGCCCGTCTCCTATCTCGCTTAATTTTGGACATGAGGAAATGTGAAGCTTTTCAAGAGATGAACATCTTCCTCTTATCGGAATAGTTTCCAGTTCGTGGCAGTCTGATATATCTAAAATTCGGAGAGAGGAAAATCCCACCAAATCTGGAATGGAACTTAAATTAGCACAACCACCTTGCTTTAATTCTGCAAGATTAGTGGAGGTAGACAGCCCGTCTCCTATCTTGCTTAATTTTGGACATGAGGAAATGTGAAGCTTTTCAAGAGATGAACGTCTTCCTCTTATCGGAATAGTTTCCAATTTGTGGAAGTTTGATATATCTAAAATTCGGAGAGAGGAAATTCCTTCCAAATCTGGAATGGAACTTAAATTAGCACAACCACCCAGCTTTAATTTTTAAGACTAGTGGAGGTAGACAACCAGTCTCCTATCTCGCTTAATTTTGGACATGAGGAAATGTGAAGCTTTCTAAGAGATGAACATCTTCCTTTTATCGGAATAGTTTCCAGTTTGTGGCACTCTGATATATCTAAAATTCGGAGAGAGGAAAATCCTACCAAATCTGGAATGGAACTTAAATTAGCACAACCACCTAGCTTTAATTCTTCAAGACTAGTGGAGGTAGACAACCAGTCTCCTATCCTGCTTAATTTTGGACATGAGGAAATGTGAAGCTTTTCAAGAGATGAACATCTTCCTCTTACCGGAATAATTTTCAGTTCGTGGCAGTCTGATATATGAAAAATTCGGAGAGAGGAAAATCCAACCAAATCTGGAATGGAACTTAAATTAACACAACCACCTAGCTTTAATTCTTCAAGACTGGTGGAGGTAGACAACCAGTCTCCTATCTTGCTTAATTTTGGACATGAGGAAATGTGAAGCTTTTCAAGAGATGAACATCTTCCTCTTATCAGAAAAGTTTCCAGTTCGTGGCAGTCTGATACATCTAAAATTCGGAGAGAGAAAAATCCTACCAAATCTGGAATGGAACTTAAATTAGCACAACCACCTAGCTTTAATTCTTCAAGACTAGTGGAGGTAGACAACCAGTCTCCTATCTTGCTTAATTTTGGACATGAGGAAATGTGAAGCTTTTTAAGAGATGGACACCTTCCTCTTATCGAAATAGTTTCCAGTTCGTGGCAGTCTGATATATCAAAAATTCGCAGAGAGGACAATTCTTCCAAATCTGGAATGGAACTTAAATTAGCACAATCATTTAGCTTTAAGTCTTCAAGACTAGTGGAGGTAGACAACCCGTCTCCAATCTTGCTTAATTTAGGACACGAGGAAATGAGAATCTTTTTAAGAGATGGACATCTTCCTCTTATCGGAACAATTTTCAATTCGCGGCAGTTTGATATATCTAAAATTCGGAGAGAGGAAAATTCTTCCAAATCTGGAATGGAACTTAATTTAGCACAATCACTTAGCTTTAATTCTTCAAGACAAATGGAGGTTGACAACCCCTCTCCAATCTTGCTTAATCCATTGCACTTAGAAATGCAAAATTCTTTAAGAGATGAACATATTCCTGCTATTGGAACAATTGCCAATCTTCCGCAATCAGAAACATGAACACTTCGAAGAGCGGAAAACCCATTTAAATTTGGAATTGAGAACAAATCTCCACACGTCACTATAGTTAGCTCCTCAAGAACCGTGGAAGTAGCTAGTCCATCCCCGATACTGCTTAATCGTGAACAATCCTCAATACATAGCTTTTTAAGAGATAAACATTGTCCC contains the following coding sequences:
- the LOC107903333 gene encoding splicing factor YJU2, giving the protein MGERKVLNKYYPPNFDPSKLLRVRRPKNKQLKVRMMLPMSIRCNTCGNYIYKGTKLNSRKENVIGETYLGIQIFRFYFKCTKCSTEMAIKTDPQNSDYAVESGATRNFEPWRAEDEEVEKERWKRESEEMGDAMKSLENRTLDSKREMDILAALDEMKSMKSRHATVSVDSMLEALQRTAAEKEKKIEEEDEALIKSIFQKPKEFVRRISDDVFNDDEDLTRLLSGNGETSNDGLKRRKVSEDALTKARVMAHFCPRPRNQKTKQKETHNTTKAQFTNGPSLAQINPKP